In Syntrophorhabdaceae bacterium, the genomic stretch GAAGACGCTGATGACGGAAGGCTCTTTCCGGAGCGACCTCTATTACCGGCTTGGCGTCTTCCCGGTCTTTATTCCGCCGCTACGGGAGCGAAAGGGGGATATCCCCGCTTTGGCGGATCATTTCATGGCGAGAAAGGTCAAGGAGATGGGCCTTCCCTACGTGCCGCGGCTCGGGGCAGGGGGCATCGAAAGGCTGATGAGGTACGATTGGCCGGGGAACGTGAGGGAGCTGAATAACGTGATCGAGAGGGCTATTATCGTGAATAAGGGCGAGCCCCTTACATTCCAGGACCTTCGCGATGCGCCCGCGGAGGGTCCTGGCCCGAAGGAAGCGCCCGTTCCTCTCGTAGAGACAGCGGCTGACCTGAGCCTTCACCGCATGGAAGAGCGCCACATCAAAAGGGTGATGGAGATGACCCATGGGTATATCGACGGCAAGCGGGGCGCGGCAGCCCTGCTTCAGATCAAACCCGGCACCCTGCGACATAGAATGAGAAAGCTGGGGATCCCTTTCGGCAAGCAGGCAAAGGAGACCTATGACGGGTAAAAAAAGAGAGGGGACGGTGTGAGCCGCCCCCTCTCCGATTCAGGGTGATAGGGTTGTGAAACGTTTCCGCGAGCCTTGGCGCGCGTTGAAGATGCCTTTTATTGGTGGTCCTTCCACATACCGAATCTCTCTCTCAGGATCCTGTGAAGGATCTTGCCGGTAGGCGTCTTGGGCATCTCTTCGTCTTTAATGAAGGCGACTTGCTTGGGGACCTTGAAGCCCGCGATCTTGCCCTTGCAGAATGCGGTTATTTCTTCGCCCGTGGCCGTCTGTCCTTCATGGAGCACCACCACTGCCAGGACGGTCTCTCCCCATTTGTCATGGGGCACACCGATTATCGCCACGTCTTTTACTTTCGGATGGCTCCCCACGCAGTTCTCGACTTCCGAGGGGAATATATTTTCGCCGCCCGAGATGATCATGTTCGCTTTCCTGTCAACGAGAAAGAGGTAGCCTTCCTCATCCTTATAACCCATGTCGCCTGCACTGAAGTACTGTCCCTTCAGGGCGGCCGCTGTTTTTGCCTCATCTTTCCAATAACCGGAGAAGAGCTGGGGGCTCCTTGAGTATACTTCGCCGACCACCTTAGGCTCGGTGATCAGTTTGCCGTCTTCGTCATAAAGCTCGAGGAGATCGGTGCCGATGACCTCGCGGCCGCAGGAGCCGAGTTTGATGAGCTGCTCTTCCGGCTTCAGGATAGTCACGCAACCGGCCTCAGTCGAGCCGTAGGCTTCATCGAGCTTGGAATTCGGGAACATTTCGAGGATTCCCAATTTCGTGTCTTTCCGGGCAGGCGCCGAAGAGATAAGGAGCTTCTTGATGGTGGTGAGATTGTATTTCTTCTTCACCTCATCGGGCAGGGAGAGCATCATGATGTAGTGGGTCGGCACGAGGGACGTGAAAGTGACCCCGTGGTCCGAGAAGGTCTTGAGCAGGTTCTCGGCGTCGAAGCTTATCATGTTGTAGCACATGACGGTTGCGCCTACCCATGTGGCCACGAAAGAGTAGTTGAGTGAATTGATGTGGCAGCACGGCATGACGAGAAGGTTCACGTCGTCATGGCTGAAGAAGTGGTCGTGGATCATGATGAAATACTGGGACAGAAGGGACCTGTGGCTCTTCATGACGCCCTTCGGTTTTCCCGTGGTGCCGCTGGTGTACATGATGATCCATGTGTCTTCGGGATCGACCACGGTCTCGGGCTCCTTGGGACTTGCTTTGGCCATGGCCTCTTCATAGGCGACGTAGCCGTCGTACTTGGGGTTATCGAAACCGAAAGCTACATAGTGGGTGACGGTAGGGAGGTTTTTCTTCATTCCGTTGGTCATATCGATCCACGGGAATTCCTTGCCGTCTTTCTTGTCAGCCCCGCCCTGGACGATAAAGACTTTGCACTCACTGTGGTTGATGTTATATTCCATCTCCGGCGCGGAGAGCCTGAACATGATGGGCACTACTATGAAGCCGCCTTTTGCCGCGGCGGCATAGATATCCATCCACTCCACGGTGTTGTATGCGAGGACCGCAAACCGGTCGCCCTTTTTCATACCCATATCGGCCAGCGCGTTGGCCAGTCTGCAGGAGCGCTCGTTCCACTCTTTGAAAGTGAACTCTCTGTAGAGGTCTTTTGCGCCTACTTTGTTAGGCCATTTCGCGGCGTTTACCCGCAGTGTCTCTTTTGCTGTAAGCCAAAAATCTGTCTTCATACTAACCTCCTCCATAATTTTGTAGTGTACCTAAGGAACCGCCTTCTGGAATGCTGCGGTCCTGCCAACCCCCTGCTCGAGCTATTTTTCTCCTTTCGGAGAAAAATCTCCGAGACTTTTGAACAGTTCAGTAGTCATCTGCTCCGCCACCCGTTCTTCTTCCCTTATCCGGTCTCGCCCGCGAGCAGCGCCGCACCCAGGGCGGCGGTTATCTGTGGTTCCGGGGGAACCATAACGGCCATGC encodes the following:
- a CDS encoding AMP-binding protein — translated: MKTDFWLTAKETLRVNAAKWPNKVGAKDLYREFTFKEWNERSCRLANALADMGMKKGDRFAVLAYNTVEWMDIYAAAAKGGFIVVPIMFRLSAPEMEYNINHSECKVFIVQGGADKKDGKEFPWIDMTNGMKKNLPTVTHYVAFGFDNPKYDGYVAYEEAMAKASPKEPETVVDPEDTWIIMYTSGTTGKPKGVMKSHRSLLSQYFIMIHDHFFSHDDVNLLVMPCCHINSLNYSFVATWVGATVMCYNMISFDAENLLKTFSDHGVTFTSLVPTHYIMMLSLPDEVKKKYNLTTIKKLLISSAPARKDTKLGILEMFPNSKLDEAYGSTEAGCVTILKPEEQLIKLGSCGREVIGTDLLELYDEDGKLITEPKVVGEVYSRSPQLFSGYWKDEAKTAAALKGQYFSAGDMGYKDEEGYLFLVDRKANMIISGGENIFPSEVENCVGSHPKVKDVAIIGVPHDKWGETVLAVVVLHEGQTATGEEITAFCKGKIAGFKVPKQVAFIKDEEMPKTPTGKILHRILRERFGMWKDHQ